The following are encoded together in the Ovis aries strain OAR_USU_Benz2616 breed Rambouillet chromosome X, ARS-UI_Ramb_v3.0, whole genome shotgun sequence genome:
- the LOC114111439 gene encoding basic proline-rich protein-like — protein sequence MAACGSSVKIQRKQEPVTGLREAGQEGGAAAERLEPERPSWRRGQWPLWGASTPPPHAHAAVPGLRDPSPEPPPPPPALPPPLTGCSGIFCSDAAFKMAAPPPGNPLNRPLENRPGRPAAFTSRLQPSPPCQASPPQDAPGRPRHRPGAPRPSPGPPGNPPPTPARSRSAPPPPLEAAGLLPGPNCGLLGACSAPRATPPGLARKGATRAADQAGTRPLRAG from the exons ATGGCCGCCTGCGGCAGCTCAGTTAAAATACAGCGGAAGCAGGAGCCAGTCACGGGGCTGCGGGAGGCAGGGCAGGAAGGTGGCGCTGCCGCCGAGCGCCTGGAGCCCGAGCGCCCATCATGGCGGCGAGGGCAATGGCCGCTGTGGGGAGCGAGCACGCCCCCTCCGCACGCACACGCTGCCGTGCCGGGCCTCCGGGACCCGTCaccggagccgccgccgccgccgcccgctcTCCCACCCCCCCTCACGGGCTGTAGCGGAATTTTCTGTTCAGACGCCGCCTTCAAGATGGCGGCTCCCCCTCCCGGCAACCCCCTCAACCGTCCCCT CGAAAATCGGCCCGGCCGGCCTGCGGCCTTCACCTCACGCCTGCAGCCTTCGCCTCCTTGCCAGGCCTCACCCCCGCAAGATGCCCCAGGCCGGCCGCGACACCGACCCGGGGCCCCTCGGCCGTCTCCAGGGCCACCGGGCAACCCTCCCCCAACGCCCGCCCGTTCGCGGAGCGCGCCTCCGCCGCCGCTCGAGGCAGCCGGGCTCCTCCCCGGGCCTAACTGCGGCCTCCTTGGGGCCTGCTCGGCGCCGCGCGCCACACCGCCCGGCCTAGCGCGGAAGGGCGCCACGCGGGCCGCCGACCAGGCCGGGACCAGGCCCCTGCGCGCAGGCTAG